One Blattabacterium cuenoti DNA window includes the following coding sequences:
- a CDS encoding SPFH domain-containing protein, whose amino-acid sequence MSIFSFLFYGLLVLLILSFFSSFIFIINQQTAAIIERLGKFYSICQAGLHFKIPIIDNIVGKLTLKIQQLDILVDTKTKDNVFVKVKISVQFQVIKDKVYEAFYKLDNSNSQITAYIFDVVRAEVPKMRLDDVFERKDHIALVVKRELEGSMLNYGYSIIKALVTDLDPDEQVKQAMNRINTAEREKVAAEYKAEAERIKIVSKAKAEAESKKLQGKGTADQRREIAKGILESVEVLNNAGINSQEASALIVVTQHYDTLQSMGENTNTNLILLPNSPGSASEMLNNMITSFNISSKIGESIKNKDTNNQKNKIK is encoded by the coding sequence ATGAGTATTTTTAGTTTTTTGTTTTATGGATTATTGGTTCTTTTAATACTATCTTTTTTTTCTAGTTTTATTTTTATAATCAATCAACAAACAGCTGCTATTATTGAAAGACTAGGAAAATTTTATAGTATTTGTCAAGCAGGACTACATTTTAAAATTCCTATTATTGACAATATAGTTGGAAAGTTGACGTTAAAAATTCAACAATTAGATATTTTGGTAGATACAAAAACAAAGGATAATGTTTTTGTTAAGGTAAAAATTTCTGTACAATTTCAAGTGATTAAAGATAAGGTCTATGAAGCATTTTATAAATTGGATAATTCCAATTCCCAAATAACTGCTTATATATTTGATGTTGTAAGAGCAGAAGTTCCAAAAATGCGTTTAGATGATGTTTTTGAAAGAAAAGATCATATAGCTCTTGTTGTAAAAAGAGAATTAGAAGGATCCATGTTGAATTATGGGTATTCTATTATTAAAGCATTAGTGACAGATCTTGATCCTGATGAACAAGTAAAACAAGCTATGAATCGTATTAATACAGCGGAAAGAGAAAAAGTAGCTGCGGAATATAAAGCTGAAGCTGAAAGGATTAAAATTGTATCTAAAGCTAAAGCTGAAGCTGAAAGTAAAAAATTACAAGGAAAAGGAACTGCAGATCAAAGAAGAGAAATAGCAAAAGGTATTTTGGAATCTGTAGAAGTATTAAATAATGCTGGAATCAATTCTCAAGAAGCTTCCGCCTTAATTGTAGTGACTCAACATTATGATACTCTTCAGTCTATGGGAGAAAATACTAATACTAATTTAATTTTATTGCCTAATTCTCCAGGATCTGCTAGTGAAATGTTAAATAATATGATTACATCATTTAATATATCCAGTAAAATTGGAGAATCCATAAAAAATAAAGATACGAATAATCAAAAAAATAAAATTAAATAA
- the odhB gene encoding 2-oxoglutarate dehydrogenase complex dihydrolipoyllysine-residue succinyltransferase has protein sequence MTIKVKVPSPGESITEVEVSSWLVKDGDSVSKGQIIAEIDSDKATLEISAEENGIITLMKKKGEKVPVGDIICLIKTSSCEKNEKKKNQSNISISQVEETERKQKKTIKKYPSPASKKILSEKNISVESIQGTGKHGRITKRDCIFASSSSDSITTDEMTSRYFSPVGEKPTIMSRYFTKTPLSSLRRKLSERLVSVKNKTAILTTFNEVDMQEIFILRKKYKNIFKEKHGVNLGFMSFFTKSCVRALNIYPDVNAMISGEGEEKINFEYCDISIAISGPKGLMVPVIRNAENLSFRGIEKEISRLSERVRNGTISIDEMTGGTFTITNGGIFGSMLSTPIINPPQSAILGMHKIMDRTVVIHGSVKIRPIMYLALSYDHRIIDGRESVGFLVSVKEAIENPIKFLMNGSEKNIHRILEL, from the coding sequence ATGACAATAAAGGTTAAAGTTCCTTCTCCAGGAGAGTCAATAACAGAAGTAGAGGTTTCATCATGGCTTGTTAAAGATGGAGATTCCGTTTCTAAAGGACAAATCATAGCAGAAATAGATTCAGATAAAGCAACTTTGGAAATTTCAGCAGAAGAAAATGGAATAATAACCTTAATGAAAAAAAAAGGAGAAAAAGTGCCAGTAGGAGATATTATATGTCTCATCAAAACTTCTTCTTGTGAGAAAAATGAAAAAAAAAAGAATCAATCAAATATTTCTATTTCTCAGGTAGAAGAAACTGAAAGAAAACAAAAGAAAACAATTAAAAAATATCCTTCTCCAGCATCAAAAAAAATATTATCAGAAAAAAATATTTCAGTGGAATCTATTCAAGGAACTGGAAAACATGGAAGAATTACAAAGAGAGATTGTATTTTTGCATCGTCATCTTCAGATTCTATTACTACTGATGAAATGACTAGTAGATATTTCTCTCCTGTAGGTGAAAAACCAACTATAATGTCTCGGTATTTTACGAAAACCCCTCTTTCTTCTTTAAGAAGAAAACTCTCTGAAAGGTTGGTATCTGTTAAAAATAAAACTGCGATATTAACTACATTTAATGAAGTGGATATGCAGGAAATATTTATTTTAAGAAAAAAATATAAGAATATTTTTAAAGAAAAACACGGGGTAAATTTAGGTTTTATGTCTTTTTTTACTAAATCATGTGTTAGAGCATTAAATATATATCCAGATGTTAATGCAATGATTAGTGGAGAAGGAGAAGAAAAAATTAATTTTGAATACTGTGATATTAGCATTGCTATATCTGGACCAAAAGGACTCATGGTTCCAGTAATAAGAAATGCAGAAAACCTATCATTTCGAGGAATTGAAAAAGAAATTAGTAGATTATCAGAACGTGTTAGAAATGGAACAATCTCCATTGATGAAATGACTGGAGGTACGTTTACCATAACTAATGGGGGAATATTTGGATCTATGCTTTCTACTCCAATTATTAATCCCCCTCAAAGTGCTATTTTAGGAATGCATAAAATAATGGATAGAACTGTTGTAATTCATGGATCAGTAAAAATACGTCCTATAATGTATTTGGCATTATCCTATGATCATAGAATAATTGATGGAAGAGAATCCGTAGGATTTTTAGTTTCTGTAAAAGAAGCAATAGAAAATCCAATAAAATTTTTAATGAATGGAAGTGAAAAAAATATTCATAGAATATTGGAATTATAA
- a CDS encoding ATP-dependent Clp protease ATP-binding subunit: MIHYFSYFFKKKEKKRLFFLDKKKQNFYFVSYSDEDIENDNSTSSSSYGSEEGSSNNPGSSSSYYGGTSIRSKTPVLDNFGRDLNATAIEGKLDPVVGRDQEVERVSQILSRRKKNNPLLIGEPGVGKSAIAEGLALRIVQKKVSRVLYNKRVVVLDLASLVAGTKYRGQFEERMKAIINESEKNSDLILFIDEIHTIIGAGGTTGSLDASNIFKPALARGEIQCIGATTLNEYRQYIEKDGALERRFQKIIVQPSSEEETIEILKKIKGKYESHHNVIYTEEAIKACVNLTVRYIVDRYLPDKAIDALDESGSRVHIKNIKVPQEIILLEKELENIRKEKSKVVKSQKYEEAAQLRDTEKKIEKQLIKAQKKWEESSKKNKEIVSEENVEEVVSMMSGIPVNRIAQAEMKKLNKMTKILKEKIIGQDQAVEKIVKAVQRNRTGLKDPNSPIGSFIFLGQTGVGKTYLAKVFSKELFNSDESLVRIDMSEYMEKFSVSRLIGAPPGYVGYEEGGQLTEIIRRKPYSVILLDEIEKAHHEVFNILLQILDYGSVTDSLGKKINFKNTVIICTSNTGTQQLKEFGPGIGFETQSRKSNNYIKNVLEHALKRTFSPEFLNRIDDIIIFNSLNKENISKITHIELEKVKLHISNLGYKIILHPEVKNFIKKKGFDKEYGVRPLKRIIERFIKNPISEYIISETLKKGDEITLKMNDKKNDIQVVINNS; the protein is encoded by the coding sequence ATGATTCATTATTTTTCATACTTTTTTAAAAAAAAGGAAAAAAAAAGGCTGTTTTTTTTAGACAAAAAAAAACAAAATTTTTATTTTGTTTCTTATTCAGATGAAGATATTGAAAATGATAATTCTACTTCATCATCATCCTATGGATCAGAAGAAGGATCTAGTAATAATCCAGGATCTAGTAGTAGTTATTATGGAGGAACTTCAATAAGAAGTAAAACACCAGTATTGGATAATTTTGGAAGAGATCTAAATGCTACAGCTATTGAAGGGAAACTAGATCCTGTAGTTGGTAGAGATCAAGAAGTTGAACGGGTTTCTCAAATATTGAGTAGAAGAAAAAAAAATAATCCACTTCTTATAGGAGAACCTGGGGTAGGAAAATCTGCCATTGCTGAAGGTTTAGCTTTACGAATTGTTCAAAAAAAAGTTTCTAGAGTTTTATATAATAAAAGAGTAGTTGTATTAGATTTGGCAAGTTTAGTGGCGGGAACTAAATATAGAGGACAATTTGAAGAAAGAATGAAAGCTATTATAAATGAATCAGAAAAAAATTCAGATTTAATTCTTTTCATAGATGAAATTCATACTATAATTGGAGCTGGGGGGACTACAGGCTCTTTAGATGCTTCCAATATTTTCAAACCTGCTTTGGCTAGAGGGGAGATTCAATGTATAGGAGCTACTACATTAAATGAATACAGACAATATATTGAAAAAGATGGAGCATTAGAACGTAGATTTCAAAAAATTATAGTACAACCTTCATCAGAAGAAGAAACCATTGAAATATTAAAAAAAATAAAAGGGAAATATGAAAGTCATCATAACGTTATCTATACAGAAGAAGCTATAAAAGCATGTGTCAATCTCACTGTACGATATATTGTAGATCGTTATTTACCAGACAAAGCCATTGATGCATTAGATGAATCTGGATCCCGTGTTCACATTAAAAATATTAAAGTTCCACAAGAAATAATTCTTTTAGAAAAAGAATTAGAAAATATTCGTAAGGAAAAATCTAAAGTAGTTAAAAGTCAAAAATATGAAGAAGCTGCACAATTACGTGATACAGAAAAAAAAATAGAAAAACAGTTAATAAAAGCTCAAAAAAAATGGGAAGAATCTTCCAAAAAAAATAAAGAAATTGTTTCAGAAGAAAATGTGGAAGAAGTTGTTTCCATGATGAGTGGAATTCCTGTAAATAGAATTGCTCAAGCGGAAATGAAGAAATTGAATAAAATGACAAAAATTTTAAAAGAAAAAATCATAGGACAAGATCAAGCAGTAGAAAAAATTGTAAAAGCAGTTCAAAGGAATAGAACTGGATTAAAAGATCCTAACAGTCCTATAGGATCTTTTATATTTTTAGGTCAAACAGGAGTAGGAAAAACTTATCTTGCAAAAGTATTTTCTAAAGAACTATTTAATTCTGATGAATCATTAGTACGTATTGATATGAGTGAGTATATGGAAAAATTTTCTGTTTCAAGATTAATTGGGGCACCACCTGGTTATGTTGGATATGAAGAAGGGGGGCAATTGACAGAAATTATACGTCGTAAACCTTATTCTGTCATATTGTTAGATGAAATTGAAAAAGCGCACCATGAAGTTTTTAATATATTATTACAGATCTTGGATTATGGAAGTGTAACAGATAGTCTAGGAAAAAAAATAAACTTTAAAAATACTGTCATAATTTGCACTTCAAATACGGGAACACAACAATTAAAAGAATTTGGGCCAGGAATTGGTTTTGAGACTCAATCAAGAAAATCAAATAATTATATTAAAAACGTTTTAGAACATGCTTTGAAACGAACCTTCTCTCCAGAGTTTTTAAATAGAATAGATGACATAATTATTTTTAATTCTCTAAACAAAGAAAATATTTCTAAAATTACTCATATAGAATTAGAAAAAGTAAAACTTCACATATCTAATTTAGGCTACAAAATAATCTTACATCCTGAAGTAAAAAATTTTATTAAGAAAAAAGGATTTGATAAAGAATATGGGGTTCGTCCTTTGAAGAGAATCATAGAAAGATTTATAAAAAATCCTATATCAGAATATATTATTAGTGAAACTTTAAAAAAAGGAGATGAGATTACATTGAAAATGAATGATAAAAAAAATGATATTCAAGTTGTTATTAATAATTCATAA
- a CDS encoding DUF59 domain-containing protein gives MSKKNSINEVSYSFLDLENRIISILKSIYDPEIPVDIYELGLIYDIQISRKKKVKIIMTLTTPNCPVAESLPLEVKEKVKSIKEISNVNVILTFDPPWSRDFMSEEARLELNM, from the coding sequence GTGTCAAAAAAGAATTCTATAAATGAAGTTTCTTACTCTTTTTTAGATTTAGAGAATCGAATTATCTCTATCTTGAAAAGTATCTATGACCCAGAAATCCCAGTGGATATTTATGAACTGGGTTTAATTTATGATATACAGATTTCTCGTAAAAAAAAAGTAAAAATAATCATGACTCTTACAACTCCAAATTGTCCAGTTGCTGAAAGTTTACCTTTAGAAGTAAAAGAAAAAGTTAAATCTATAAAAGAAATTTCAAATGTAAACGTTATTTTAACATTTGATCCTCCTTGGAGTAGAGATTTTATGAGTGAGGAAGCTCGTTTGGAATTGAATATGTAG
- a CDS encoding ABC transporter ATP-binding protein gives MVQAEYIYKSFGNDEILKGVTLGVKKGSIICILGESGSGKSTLLHILGTLDKPTFKKKKKTVLKINGENVLSLSEKKLSKIRNEKIGFVFQTHQLLPEFTALENVCLPGFIKKNDKNYVKKKAKELLNELNLSKYENSKPEELSGGQKQRISIARALINDPKVIFADEPSGNLDEKNAEILHNILFSFREKLKQTFLIVTHNLKLANMADQILRIEKGIIIKSKEKCI, from the coding sequence ATGGTTCAAGCTGAATATATATATAAATCATTTGGAAATGATGAAATCTTGAAAGGAGTTACTCTTGGAGTAAAAAAAGGAAGTATAATATGTATATTAGGAGAATCTGGATCTGGAAAAAGTACATTACTACATATATTAGGGACATTAGATAAACCTACTTTCAAGAAAAAAAAAAAAACTGTCTTAAAAATAAATGGAGAAAATGTGTTGTCTCTTTCAGAAAAAAAACTTTCTAAAATTAGAAATGAAAAAATTGGTTTTGTTTTTCAAACTCATCAACTTCTTCCTGAATTTACAGCATTAGAAAATGTTTGTTTACCTGGATTTATAAAAAAAAATGACAAAAATTATGTAAAAAAAAAAGCAAAAGAACTATTAAATGAATTAAATCTTTCTAAATATGAAAATTCTAAACCTGAAGAATTATCAGGAGGACAGAAACAAAGAATCAGCATTGCAAGAGCTTTAATTAATGATCCTAAAGTAATTTTTGCTGACGAACCTTCTGGAAATTTAGATGAAAAAAATGCTGAAATTCTACATAATATTTTGTTTTCTTTTAGAGAAAAATTGAAACAAACATTTTTAATAGTTACCCATAATCTAAAATTAGCAAACATGGCTGATCAAATACTTAGAATAGAAAAAGGGATAATAATCAAAAGTAAAGAAAAATGCATTTAA
- the sucC gene encoding ADP-forming succinate--CoA ligase subunit beta, translating into MNLHEFQGREILNSFSIKVPYGIVSNTPEESVIAAKEIFEKTKKKSLVIKAQIHAGGRGKSGGIQIAKSLKEVYDKSKNILGKYLVTPQTSKKGKLVRKVLISEDVYYNNNPNEYYISILFNRDIEKNIIVFSKEGGMDIEEISKIHPDKIYTEEIDPGLGIQSFQIRRMGYLLGMKNSTGKFRNFVISLYKAYLSCDVLLLEINPLINIEANNILAVDTKIILDDNALFRHKKYYNEIRDQKKEDPIEMEVFESKLNFIKLKGNVGCMVNGAGLAMATMDMIQCSGGNPANFLDIGGDADKNRVEKAFRIILKDESVKAILINIFGGIVRCDTVAEGIINSYQHKIDHNKKIPVVVRLQGTNEIMAKKMLKNSLLPIYYADTLEKAANKIKEILLKKN; encoded by the coding sequence ATGAATTTACATGAATTTCAGGGAAGAGAAATATTGAATTCTTTTTCCATTAAGGTTCCTTACGGAATTGTTTCTAACACTCCTGAAGAATCTGTAATAGCAGCAAAAGAAATATTCGAAAAAACAAAAAAAAAATCATTAGTTATTAAAGCTCAAATACATGCTGGTGGTCGGGGAAAATCTGGAGGAATACAAATAGCAAAGTCTTTAAAAGAAGTCTATGACAAATCAAAAAATATTTTAGGAAAATATCTCGTCACTCCCCAAACTTCAAAAAAAGGAAAATTAGTTAGAAAAGTTCTCATATCTGAAGATGTCTATTATAATAATAATCCTAATGAATATTACATATCAATATTGTTTAATCGTGATATAGAAAAAAATATAATTGTATTTTCTAAAGAAGGAGGAATGGATATAGAAGAGATATCTAAAATTCATCCAGATAAAATATACACAGAAGAAATAGATCCTGGATTAGGAATTCAATCTTTTCAGATTAGAAGAATGGGATACCTTCTAGGTATGAAAAATTCAACAGGGAAGTTTAGAAATTTTGTAATTTCTCTTTACAAAGCTTATTTATCTTGTGACGTTTTACTTTTAGAAATTAATCCTTTAATTAATATTGAGGCTAATAATATTCTAGCTGTAGATACAAAAATTATATTGGATGATAACGCTTTATTTCGTCATAAAAAATATTATAACGAAATACGTGATCAAAAAAAAGAAGATCCTATTGAAATGGAAGTTTTTGAATCTAAACTAAATTTTATAAAACTAAAGGGAAATGTAGGTTGTATGGTAAATGGAGCTGGATTAGCTATGGCGACCATGGATATGATTCAATGTAGTGGGGGAAATCCAGCTAATTTCTTAGATATAGGTGGAGATGCAGATAAAAATCGTGTAGAAAAAGCTTTTCGTATCATATTAAAAGATGAATCTGTAAAAGCAATATTAATAAATATTTTTGGAGGAATTGTTCGTTGTGATACAGTAGCGGAGGGAATTATTAATTCATATCAACATAAAATAGATCATAATAAAAAAATCCCTGTCGTTGTCCGTTTACAAGGAACAAACGAAATTATGGCAAAAAAAATGCTTAAAAATAGTCTATTACCTATTTATTACGCTGATACTTTAGAAAAAGCTGCAAACAAAATTAAAGAAATTTTACTGAAAAAAAATTAA
- a CDS encoding DUF3127 domain-containing protein, giving the protein MEIIGKVKKLFDIQKFGSGFRKREIVLTTEEPYPQNILIEFIQDKVDLLESIREEDKIKVFINIRGREWTNPEGILKYFNSIQGWKIEEEGYQQSGKNSKKISSSISPTLSSDDFDDLPF; this is encoded by the coding sequence ATGGAAATAATAGGAAAAGTCAAAAAATTATTTGATATTCAAAAATTTGGTAGTGGTTTTAGAAAAAGAGAAATAGTACTTACTACAGAAGAACCATATCCTCAAAACATATTAATAGAATTCATTCAAGATAAAGTTGATCTCTTGGAATCTATAAGAGAAGAAGACAAAATAAAAGTTTTTATAAATATTAGAGGAAGAGAATGGACAAATCCAGAAGGAATTCTCAAGTATTTTAATTCCATACAAGGATGGAAAATAGAAGAGGAGGGATATCAACAATCAGGAAAAAATTCAAAAAAAATATCTTCTTCTATCTCTCCAACTTTGTCATCTGATGATTTTGATGATCTTCCTTTTTAG
- a CDS encoding endonuclease III domain-containing protein has translation MSVNNVKVKKKVEIIVKTLDFLYPNPVSSLYYRNEFTLLLAILLTTRSKEKEVNKITKHLFQKMTTPKEVIQHSINDIKNTIRHIGLYNKKSKNIYDLSLFLIKKYHGIVPKNIFELESLPGVGHKTASVFLSYVSKQPVFPIDTHIYRMMIRWGLSIGKNIRQTEKDAKRVFKKMNWKKLHLQIILYGKEYSPSRKWNPKKDIIYQKLQKKTKKEDHQNHQMTKLER, from the coding sequence ATGTCAGTAAACAATGTTAAAGTGAAAAAAAAAGTAGAAATCATTGTGAAAACTTTAGATTTTCTTTATCCTAATCCTGTCAGTTCTTTATATTACAGAAATGAATTTACCTTACTTTTAGCTATTTTACTGACTACTAGAAGTAAAGAAAAAGAAGTCAATAAAATAACGAAACATTTGTTTCAAAAGATGACGACTCCTAAGGAAGTGATTCAACATTCTATTAACGATATTAAAAATACAATAAGACATATTGGTCTTTATAATAAGAAATCTAAAAACATTTATGATTTATCTCTTTTTCTAATAAAAAAATATCATGGAATTGTCCCAAAAAACATTTTTGAATTAGAATCTTTACCTGGAGTAGGTCATAAAACGGCTTCTGTATTTTTGTCTTATGTCTCAAAACAACCTGTATTTCCTATAGATACTCATATTTATAGAATGATGATTCGTTGGGGATTAAGCATTGGAAAAAATATAAGACAAACGGAAAAAGATGCTAAAAGAGTGTTTAAAAAAATGAATTGGAAAAAACTCCATCTGCAAATTATTCTTTATGGAAAAGAATATTCTCCTTCCAGAAAATGGAACCCCAAAAAAGATATAATATATCAAAAATTACAAAAAAAAACTAAAAAGGAAGATCATCAAAATCATCAGATGACAAAGTTGGAGAGATAG
- a CDS encoding alpha/beta hydrolase, with the protein MHLKNKLSIKHIIKKPVSGNIPTLFLMIHGYGSNENDLFSLKKDIPENFFIISIQGIYSIGSNKYSWYNIDFSKKNQFINNISQAKNAIDKISFFIDEAIEEYQLNKNQVWVCGFSQGAILSYAIALKKTDKVKKVIALSGYLEKCFLPKEINITSFSNLEIFISHGKYDPIIPIDWTKKGFDFLKKKKIISLYYKEYDSGHTLCRSNYQDLINWIKEKQKKF; encoded by the coding sequence ATGCATTTAAAGAATAAACTTTCTATTAAACACATTATAAAAAAACCAGTTTCGGGAAATATTCCTACTCTTTTTTTGATGATTCACGGATATGGAAGTAATGAAAACGATCTTTTTTCTTTAAAAAAAGATATTCCAGAAAATTTTTTTATAATTAGTATACAAGGAATTTATTCAATTGGATCCAACAAATATTCATGGTACAATATAGATTTTTCTAAAAAAAATCAATTCATTAATAACATATCACAAGCTAAAAATGCAATAGATAAAATCTCTTTTTTTATAGATGAAGCTATAGAAGAATATCAACTAAACAAAAATCAAGTATGGGTATGTGGATTTAGTCAAGGGGCAATATTAAGTTATGCAATAGCTTTAAAAAAAACTGATAAAGTAAAAAAAGTTATTGCGTTAAGTGGATATTTGGAAAAATGTTTTTTACCAAAAGAAATAAACATTACTTCTTTTTCAAATTTAGAAATTTTCATTTCTCATGGAAAATATGATCCGATTATTCCTATAGATTGGACCAAAAAAGGATTTGATTTTTTGAAAAAAAAGAAAATTATTTCTTTATATTATAAAGAATATGATTCAGGACATACTTTATGTCGTTCTAATTATCAAGATCTTATTAATTGGATAAAAGAAAAACAGAAAAAATTTTAG
- a CDS encoding AAA family ATPase translates to MFSYVVLSKKYRPKKWNDVIGQKEITISLRRAIAKNILSKILLFIGPKGVGKNTCARILAKELNAFSEKEASLNLNLFEINGIFKNSLEDISKIVSQVRLHPKEGKCKILIFNEINFFTKNHFNFFFQVLEEIPSHVLFIFCATEKNKELDYLISLSRCQVYEFNPISLKDIYLYLKMIAEKEKIEIENAALFLISQYVNGSLSEAINTLEKLILHEDQKISKEFVMEKLGILDPNCYFQIIESLLDKKTCKVLIVLDKILKNEVHNIHFISGFIKHLRDLFLSKDPETRPLLKFKKKTIIQSYIQQSEKISYSFLMRSLMIFCKIEESFSKFSKNQRLIIEIYLMQLSHFLNFLKKDSFSYSYEYECEELKNKKIQYLQKSWIYFIHKFMDKINPNCLNSMKNEVQFQISKKNKILLIIPFKLGLTREFFLIQTSFFKYLKKKFPYLEFQIIIKELENSTREQYDFLSKKNKCVEKLIKQLNLKVASSSKSK, encoded by the coding sequence ATGTTTTCTTACGTTGTATTATCTAAAAAATATAGGCCAAAAAAATGGAATGATGTGATTGGACAAAAAGAAATAACAATTTCTTTGAGGAGAGCAATCGCAAAAAATATTTTATCTAAAATTTTACTATTCATTGGACCAAAAGGAGTTGGAAAAAATACATGTGCACGTATTTTGGCTAAAGAATTGAATGCTTTTTCTGAAAAAGAGGCCTCTTTGAACTTGAATTTATTTGAAATAAATGGAATATTTAAAAATTCATTAGAAGATATTTCTAAAATAGTCAGTCAAGTTCGTTTGCATCCAAAAGAAGGAAAATGTAAAATTTTAATCTTTAATGAGATAAATTTTTTTACTAAAAATCATTTCAACTTTTTTTTTCAAGTATTAGAAGAAATTCCTTCTCACGTATTGTTTATTTTTTGCGCAACAGAAAAAAATAAAGAACTAGATTACCTCATATCACTTTCACGTTGTCAAGTTTATGAATTCAACCCTATTTCTTTAAAAGATATTTATTTGTATTTAAAAATGATAGCTGAAAAAGAAAAAATAGAAATAGAAAATGCAGCTTTATTTCTCATTTCTCAATATGTAAATGGTTCATTAAGTGAGGCAATTAACACTCTTGAAAAACTAATTCTTCACGAAGATCAAAAAATATCTAAAGAATTTGTAATGGAAAAATTGGGGATTTTGGATCCTAATTGTTATTTTCAAATCATTGAGTCACTTTTAGATAAAAAAACTTGTAAAGTATTAATTGTATTGGATAAAATTTTAAAAAATGAAGTGCATAACATTCATTTTATAAGCGGATTTATAAAACATCTTAGAGACTTATTCTTATCTAAAGATCCTGAAACAAGACCTCTTTTGAAATTTAAAAAGAAAACAATTATCCAATCTTATATACAACAGTCAGAAAAAATATCTTATTCATTTTTAATGAGATCTTTGATGATTTTTTGCAAAATTGAGGAGAGTTTCTCAAAATTTAGTAAAAACCAAAGATTGATAATAGAAATATATCTAATGCAATTATCTCATTTTCTAAATTTTTTAAAAAAAGACTCATTTTCTTATTCTTATGAATATGAATGTGAGGAATTAAAAAATAAAAAAATTCAATACTTACAAAAAAGTTGGATTTATTTTATCCATAAATTTATGGATAAAATAAATCCTAATTGTTTAAATTCAATGAAAAATGAAGTACAGTTTCAAATCTCAAAAAAAAATAAAATACTTCTTATAATTCCTTTCAAATTGGGATTGACTCGTGAATTTTTTTTAATACAAACATCTTTCTTTAAATATTTAAAAAAGAAATTTCCATATTTAGAATTTCAAATAATAATAAAAGAATTAGAAAATTCTACAAGAGAACAATACGATTTTTTATCAAAAAAAAATAAGTGTGTAGAAAAATTGATCAAACAATTAAATTTGAAAGTTGCATCATCCTCTAAATCTAAATAA